The Microbacterium sp. KUDC0406 genome includes a window with the following:
- the galE gene encoding UDP-glucose 4-epimerase GalE, with protein sequence MRILLTGGAGYIGSHVALVLLQAGHDVLLVDDFSNSSRESIDRVQDLASRTIDVVECDLANADAARAALKGQQFDAVIHFAGLKAVGESVALPAKYYRTNLNSTLNVLDIMREKGVRKLVFSSSATVYGTPAEGVEQLDESQPVGQGITNPYGWTKAFNEQIIRDVQVAWPEFEAVLLRYFNPVGAHPSGRIGEDPSGIPNNLMPFVAQVAVGRRDHLNVFGDQYPTHDGTGVRDYIHVMDLAEGHVAALEHLKAGVETYNLGSGEGQSVLDVVKAFREASGREIPYEVVAPRAGDLPTTIADPTKANRDLQWRTTRSLADACRDTWNWQSQNPNGFAGE encoded by the coding sequence GTGCGCATTCTTCTGACCGGCGGTGCCGGCTACATCGGATCCCACGTCGCTCTCGTGCTGCTGCAGGCGGGTCACGATGTGCTGCTGGTCGACGACTTCTCGAACAGCAGCCGCGAATCCATCGACCGGGTGCAGGACCTCGCGTCGCGCACGATCGACGTCGTCGAATGCGATCTCGCGAACGCGGATGCCGCCCGTGCGGCGCTCAAGGGCCAGCAGTTCGACGCGGTCATCCACTTCGCCGGGCTGAAGGCCGTCGGCGAGTCGGTCGCGCTGCCCGCGAAGTACTACCGCACCAACCTCAACTCCACCCTCAACGTGCTCGACATCATGCGCGAGAAGGGGGTGCGCAAGCTCGTGTTCAGCTCGTCGGCGACCGTGTACGGCACGCCTGCGGAGGGTGTCGAGCAGCTCGACGAGTCGCAGCCGGTCGGCCAGGGAATCACCAACCCGTATGGCTGGACGAAGGCGTTCAACGAGCAGATCATCCGCGACGTGCAGGTGGCCTGGCCCGAGTTCGAGGCCGTGCTGCTGCGCTACTTCAACCCGGTCGGGGCGCACCCGTCGGGCCGCATCGGCGAGGATCCGTCGGGCATCCCGAACAATCTCATGCCGTTCGTCGCGCAGGTGGCTGTGGGCCGCCGCGACCACCTGAACGTGTTCGGCGATCAGTACCCCACGCATGACGGCACCGGCGTGCGTGACTACATCCACGTGATGGATCTCGCCGAGGGCCACGTCGCCGCCCTCGAGCATCTGAAGGCCGGCGTCGAGACCTACAACCTCGGCTCGGGCGAGGGGCAGAGCGTGCTCGACGTGGTGAAGGCGTTCCGCGAGGCATCCGGTCGCGAGATCCCCTACGAGGTCGTCGCGCCGCGCGCGGGCGACCTGCCCACCACGATCGCCGATCCGACGAAGGCGAACCGCGACCTGCAGTGGCGCACCACCCGCTCGCTCGCGGACGCCTGCCGCGACACCTGGAACTGGCAGTCGCAGAACCCGAACGGCTTCGCCGGGGAATGA
- a CDS encoding VanZ family protein encodes MTRIARILLAPYLVFVLLLTWLPAEDAGQVTGIVATVAHLLEPAVPFAVGYPVLEFLANVAMFAPLGVLTALAWPRISAGWIVGAGAILSAVIELVQLAMPTRYSTISDVIANTLGMASGWVLVALWQRRSGARRTVGE; translated from the coding sequence ATGACGCGCATCGCCCGCATCCTGCTGGCGCCGTACCTCGTGTTCGTGCTGCTGCTGACGTGGCTGCCCGCCGAGGATGCGGGACAGGTGACGGGCATCGTGGCGACGGTCGCGCACCTGCTCGAGCCGGCCGTCCCGTTCGCGGTCGGGTATCCGGTCCTGGAGTTCCTGGCGAACGTCGCGATGTTCGCCCCGCTCGGCGTGCTGACCGCGCTGGCCTGGCCGCGGATCAGCGCCGGCTGGATCGTCGGGGCGGGCGCGATCCTCAGTGCGGTGATCGAGCTGGTGCAGCTCGCGATGCCGACGCGGTACTCCACGATCTCCGACGTGATCGCGAACACGCTGGGCATGGCTTCGGGCTGGGTTCTCGTCGCGCTCTGGCAGCGGCGCTCAGGCGCACGTCGTACGGTGGGGGAATGA
- a CDS encoding arsenate reductase/protein-tyrosine-phosphatase family protein, translating into MTEPASSAPRLSRRELRRLREESQAASAAPAVRPTILTVCTGNICRSPLAEVLLRAHLPETVRVHSAGTQALVGHGMPAEARELAVQRGVPAEIADAHSARYLVEPILAESDLVLTMTREHRTHVVQMMPSLIRRAFTLREFARLAADVPDEELAAAADEAGTDAAQRLQALARVVGARRGLVAASAEEDDVIDPYRRSRETYELSASQIDPALAEVERVTALALALPVR; encoded by the coding sequence ATGACCGAGCCCGCTTCGTCCGCGCCCCGCCTCTCCCGACGAGAGCTGCGTCGCCTGCGCGAAGAGAGCCAGGCGGCATCCGCTGCTCCGGCCGTCCGGCCGACCATCCTGACGGTGTGCACGGGCAACATCTGCCGGTCACCCCTCGCCGAGGTGCTGCTGCGAGCGCATCTGCCCGAGACGGTGCGGGTACACAGCGCCGGCACCCAGGCCCTGGTCGGACACGGGATGCCCGCGGAAGCCCGCGAACTCGCGGTGCAGCGCGGTGTGCCCGCCGAGATCGCCGATGCGCACAGCGCCCGGTACCTGGTCGAGCCGATCCTCGCCGAGTCGGATCTGGTGCTGACGATGACGCGCGAGCACCGCACGCACGTGGTGCAGATGATGCCGTCGCTGATCCGCCGCGCGTTCACGCTGCGCGAGTTCGCGCGGCTGGCGGCGGATGTTCCGGACGAAGAGCTCGCCGCTGCCGCCGATGAGGCAGGGACGGATGCCGCGCAGCGGCTGCAGGCGCTCGCGCGCGTTGTCGGGGCCCGGCGTGGTCTGGTCGCGGCGTCCGCCGAGGAGGACGATGTGATCGACCCGTACCGGCGATCGCGCGAGACCTACGAGCTCTCGGCGTCGCAGATCGACCCCGCTCTGGCCGAGGTGGAGCGGGTCACCGCCCTCGCGCTCGCCCTCCCCGTTCGTTGA
- a CDS encoding YveK family protein — protein MELRDYLRILRAHWIVVVVATVLGAAIGFGWSMLQPKVYTADATGIVSVRSADDSAGSAMIGNQLAQSRVKSYLNLGTWRSVAEHAAEELGLDDSPESLVARVTVTNPLDTVALKVTADGSTPKRPRSSPRRGCGACPSRSTRSRAARPTSLRTSR, from the coding sequence GTGGAGCTTCGCGACTACCTGCGCATCCTGCGTGCGCACTGGATCGTCGTCGTCGTCGCGACGGTGCTCGGCGCCGCCATCGGCTTCGGCTGGAGCATGCTGCAGCCGAAGGTCTACACGGCCGACGCCACGGGCATCGTCTCCGTCAGGTCCGCCGATGACAGCGCGGGCAGCGCGATGATCGGCAACCAGCTCGCCCAGAGCCGTGTGAAGTCGTACCTGAACCTCGGCACCTGGCGTTCCGTCGCCGAGCATGCCGCAGAGGAACTCGGTCTCGACGACTCCCCCGAGTCGCTCGTCGCGCGCGTCACAGTGACCAACCCGCTCGACACGGTGGCGCTGAAGGTCACGGCCGACGGCTCCACCCCGAAGAGGCCCAGAAGCTCGCCGAGGCGTGGCTGCGGGGCATGTCCGTCGAGATCAACAAGGTCGAGGGCGGCACGGCCGACAAGCCTGCGAACGTCTCGCTGA
- a CDS encoding polysaccharide biosynthesis tyrosine autokinase: MSVEINKVEGGTADKPANVSLTVGDSARLPTSPSSPNTRLNTLIGALIGFALGIGYAFIRNTLDRRVRHPRDVERETGIAVIGTLPLEKTLDGERRVIDFSSDGGVGISHHTVESMRELRTNLQFIDVDNPPRVIVVTSSTPGDGKSTVAVNLASSLAAAGQRAILIDCDLRRPVVADIFGLSADAGLTDILAGRAELQDVAVRPHAESPLAVVPAGRIPPNPSELLGSQRMREFVRSLSESAIVILDSPPVLPVTDAAVLATAADGVVIVASSGRTTFDMLQRAIDNITRTKGRVLGIVLNRVPRKGADAAYYGREYYSAAGPSGR, encoded by the coding sequence ATGTCCGTCGAGATCAACAAGGTCGAGGGCGGCACGGCCGACAAGCCTGCGAACGTCTCGCTGACGGTCGGCGATTCGGCCCGGCTCCCGACGTCGCCCTCGTCGCCGAACACGAGGCTCAACACCCTCATCGGCGCTCTGATCGGCTTCGCGCTGGGCATCGGCTATGCGTTCATCCGCAACACGCTCGACCGCCGCGTGCGGCATCCTCGTGACGTCGAGCGCGAGACCGGTATCGCCGTGATCGGCACGCTGCCGCTGGAGAAGACGCTCGACGGCGAGCGCCGGGTGATCGACTTCTCGTCCGACGGCGGAGTCGGGATCTCGCACCACACCGTCGAGTCGATGCGCGAGCTGCGCACGAACCTGCAGTTCATCGACGTGGACAACCCGCCGCGCGTGATCGTCGTCACCAGTTCGACGCCGGGCGACGGCAAGTCGACGGTCGCGGTGAATCTGGCATCCAGCCTGGCGGCCGCCGGGCAGCGGGCCATCCTCATCGACTGCGATCTGCGCCGGCCGGTCGTGGCGGACATCTTCGGGCTCTCGGCAGACGCGGGCCTGACCGACATCCTCGCCGGCAGGGCGGAACTGCAGGATGTCGCGGTTCGACCTCATGCCGAGTCGCCCCTCGCGGTCGTGCCGGCCGGCCGCATCCCGCCGAACCCGAGCGAGCTGCTGGGTTCGCAGCGGATGCGGGAATTCGTGCGCTCGCTCAGCGAGTCGGCGATCGTCATCCTCGATTCCCCGCCGGTGCTGCCGGTGACGGATGCCGCCGTGCTGGCGACCGCAGCGGATGGCGTGGTGATCGTGGCGTCGTCGGGCAGGACGACGTTCGACATGCTGCAGCGCGCGATCGACAACATCACCCGCACGAAGGGCCGGGTGCTCGGCATCGTGCTGAACCGCGTGCCGCGCAAGGGCGCCGATGCCGCGTACTACGGCCGCGAGTACTACAGCGCGGCGGGGCCCTCGGGCCGCTGA
- a CDS encoding PqqD family protein, with translation MELPDDGRIAVLQRSASGGRLNVLDGIGPAIWRAANGTTLDDLVSVVTTELGEPPDGADAAQLVGAAVDELRAGGMLADEPGWRIDPRTAWTGGAGRTVVLGLADLQAQPLALEGSANAVWQVLAEHGAVAQGQLLREVADGYDVQPDGIEADVVALLEGLREKRVVDYC, from the coding sequence ATGGAGCTGCCCGACGACGGGCGCATCGCCGTGCTGCAGCGCTCCGCCTCGGGCGGACGGCTGAACGTGCTCGACGGCATCGGGCCCGCCATCTGGCGGGCGGCGAACGGGACGACCCTCGACGACCTCGTGTCAGTCGTCACGACCGAGCTGGGCGAACCGCCCGACGGCGCGGATGCTGCGCAGCTGGTCGGCGCCGCAGTCGACGAGCTGCGCGCCGGCGGGATGCTGGCCGACGAACCGGGATGGCGGATCGACCCGCGCACGGCCTGGACGGGAGGCGCGGGCCGGACCGTCGTGCTGGGACTGGCCGACCTGCAGGCGCAGCCTCTGGCGCTGGAGGGATCGGCGAACGCGGTGTGGCAGGTGCTCGCGGAGCACGGGGCGGTGGCGCAGGGGCAGCTGCTGCGCGAGGTCGCCGACGGATACGACGTGCAGCCCGACGGCATCGAGGCCGACGTCGTCGCGCTGCTCGAGGGGCTGCGGGAGAAGCGCGTGGTCGACTACTGCTGA
- a CDS encoding type IV toxin-antitoxin system AbiEi family antitoxin, which produces MSGWVGADAVAPFSTSVPNTIVYVPEDGFIRSLELLTSRSEVTQVDRGGRIRLRTAPRHVFAFVSEAHGQPIVSPVRIYGDLVSADNRGADAAEHLREVAIGF; this is translated from the coding sequence ATGTCCGGCTGGGTCGGTGCCGATGCCGTCGCTCCGTTCAGCACGTCTGTCCCGAATACGATCGTGTACGTTCCGGAGGATGGCTTCATTCGATCGCTCGAGCTGCTCACGTCGCGCTCCGAAGTCACGCAGGTCGACAGAGGCGGACGCATCCGATTGCGAACCGCTCCCCGCCACGTCTTCGCATTCGTGTCGGAGGCCCACGGGCAGCCGATCGTGTCGCCTGTGCGCATCTACGGCGACCTCGTCAGCGCCGACAACAGGGGTGCTGACGCAGCGGAGCACTTGCGGGAGGTAGCCATTGGATTCTGA
- a CDS encoding DUF2510 domain-containing protein, with the protein MTSAPAGWYPDPSRPEQHRWWDGAAWTEYVQPVAGPGLLPPPATPAAAKTRRRRLPVWAWVLIGIAVVVLGILLSPVFAPLWLVVLITGIVALAKNTRTWLRFRSRRTATVVTVVSAVGFLITGSLSSVVLGQPSDAPVVAATPVATLSPTADATPDVAEEDADAVAFAGRHPRRRTAPRRPGAPRWRCWSRCR; encoded by the coding sequence ATGACGAGCGCGCCCGCAGGCTGGTACCCCGATCCTTCGCGGCCTGAGCAGCACCGCTGGTGGGATGGTGCCGCATGGACCGAATACGTGCAGCCGGTCGCCGGCCCCGGGCTGCTGCCTCCGCCAGCGACGCCTGCAGCCGCGAAGACCAGGCGCCGCCGCCTGCCGGTGTGGGCGTGGGTGCTGATCGGCATCGCGGTGGTGGTGCTGGGCATCCTGCTCTCGCCCGTGTTCGCCCCGCTGTGGCTGGTGGTGCTGATCACCGGGATCGTCGCGCTGGCGAAGAACACGCGCACCTGGCTGCGCTTCCGCAGCCGCAGGACGGCGACGGTCGTGACCGTGGTCTCGGCGGTGGGGTTCCTGATCACGGGCAGCCTCAGTTCGGTCGTGCTCGGCCAGCCGTCGGATGCTCCCGTCGTCGCTGCGACACCCGTCGCGACGCTGTCGCCGACTGCCGACGCCACCCCGGATGTCGCCGAGGAGGATGCCGATGCTGTCGCGTTCGCCGGGAGGCATCCGCGCCGGCGGACGGCTCCGCGACGGCCGGGCGCACCGCGCTGGAGGTGCTGGAGTCGCTGCCGGTGA
- a CDS encoding GmrSD restriction endonuclease domain-containing protein codes for MLESLPVKGRAAKTGYDREQFGQRWLDIDHNGCDTRNDILAGQLIGVEKQGTCKVMSGVLTDPYTGDLIAFQRGQGTSELVQIDHVVALSDAWQKGAQALTPDQRATFANDPLNLLAVDGHANAQKRDGDAATWLPANKAFRCEYVARQVAVKATYGLWVTQAEHDAIARVLTGCPDEPAPVSEYATVAPEPVRTEDAADAATPAPQPVPSETASAKPVPVAPAPAPSKPAPAKPAPAKPAPAKPAPPSNVFYQNCTAVRAAGAAPLYAGEPGYTRKLDRDGDGVACE; via the coding sequence GTGCTGGAGTCGCTGCCGGTGAAGGGCCGGGCGGCGAAGACCGGCTACGACCGGGAGCAGTTCGGTCAGCGCTGGCTGGACATCGATCACAACGGATGCGACACCCGCAACGACATCCTCGCCGGGCAGCTGATCGGCGTCGAGAAGCAGGGCACGTGCAAGGTCATGTCGGGAGTGCTCACCGACCCGTACACCGGCGACCTGATCGCCTTCCAACGTGGCCAGGGCACATCGGAGCTCGTGCAGATCGATCACGTCGTCGCACTCAGCGACGCCTGGCAGAAGGGCGCTCAGGCGCTCACGCCCGACCAGCGCGCCACGTTCGCCAACGACCCGCTGAACCTGCTCGCCGTCGACGGCCACGCCAACGCGCAGAAACGCGACGGCGACGCCGCCACCTGGCTGCCCGCCAACAAGGCGTTCCGCTGCGAGTATGTGGCCCGGCAGGTCGCCGTGAAGGCGACCTACGGCCTGTGGGTCACGCAGGCCGAGCACGACGCGATCGCGCGCGTGCTGACCGGATGCCCCGATGAGCCCGCACCGGTCTCGGAGTACGCAACGGTCGCGCCGGAACCGGTGCGGACCGAGGATGCTGCGGATGCGGCGACACCGGCGCCGCAGCCTGTGCCGTCGGAGACGGCGTCGGCGAAGCCCGTACCGGTGGCGCCGGCGCCTGCCCCGTCGAAGCCGGCCCCGGCGAAGCCCGCGCCGGCGAAGCCCGCACCCGCGAAGCCTGCGCCTCCATCAAACGTGTTCTACCAGAACTGCACCGCCGTCCGCGCTGCGGGCGCGGCGCCTCTCTACGCCGGCGAGCCGGGATACACCCGCAAGCTCGACCGAGACGGCGACGGCGTCGCCTGCGAGTGA
- a CDS encoding type II toxin-antitoxin system RelE/ParE family toxin has translation MIDYRLSPAAQRDLSSIWDYTLERWDESQAETDVLEIRAAIERIAAQPERGRPVDEIRGGYWRYSIGSHLIFFVERPGGGVDVIRILHQRMDPTRHV, from the coding sequence GTGATCGACTACAGGCTCTCCCCGGCGGCGCAGCGGGATCTGTCCTCGATCTGGGACTACACGCTCGAGCGCTGGGACGAGAGCCAGGCAGAGACCGATGTGCTGGAGATCAGGGCCGCCATCGAGCGCATCGCCGCGCAGCCTGAGCGTGGCCGCCCGGTCGACGAGATCCGTGGGGGCTACTGGCGCTACTCGATCGGCAGCCACCTGATCTTCTTCGTCGAGCGCCCCGGCGGCGGCGTGGACGTGATCCGCATCCTGCACCAGCGGATGGACCCCACTCGTCACGTGTGA
- a CDS encoding type II toxin-antitoxin system ParD family antitoxin, protein MASNTSISLDEHFTDFLAQEVATGRYRSASEVVRAGLRLLEDHESQMSVLRASLAAGEESGEPEAFDFDAFIASKRA, encoded by the coding sequence ATGGCGTCCAACACCTCGATCAGCCTCGACGAGCACTTCACGGACTTCCTCGCCCAAGAGGTCGCGACCGGGCGGTACCGCTCCGCCAGCGAGGTCGTGCGCGCAGGGTTGCGGCTGCTGGAGGATCACGAATCGCAGATGTCCGTGCTCCGTGCATCTCTCGCCGCCGGAGAAGAGAGCGGTGAGCCCGAGGCCTTCGACTTCGACGCGTTCATCGCATCGAAGCGCGCGTGA
- a CDS encoding lipopolysaccharide biosynthesis protein — protein MFRGAVSKILLGTLIGQGAVLLVSPVLSRLYTPADFGAFAMVTAVCAVLSSLATFSWERAVVLPREDAEARVLIKLGLVTMVVVISVVTVVMYFGRNILAEISGVVILESFWWVIPVSLVAMSLNALVSAWIVRRQDYSGLAVRNAAQGIAQAAWSVGLGWIGLAPFGLVSSLAAGRFAGLFGLGLRSRRSDPPPDSRVEAVSMREVARRYRRFPLINTWSSMVNSIGLQLPSLLLIAVYGAAEAGLFALTMRVLAAPVGMIVDAVSKHFESTFAHRLRERQPGLRQMVLILVSRQTLLGVGPALIVMICGPWLFSMVFGSQWAGSGVFAQLVVVAYLAQFIVVPVSRGLVLLEQQAQQLWWDVSRAVGAACAIMGAGLVDLDMGWALAGWATVQVLSYAIMLLLVLRAATARDQRNVGRGGGR, from the coding sequence ATGTTCCGTGGCGCCGTCTCGAAGATCCTGCTGGGGACGCTGATCGGTCAGGGCGCGGTCCTACTCGTCTCCCCGGTGCTGTCCCGGCTGTACACCCCAGCGGACTTCGGTGCCTTCGCGATGGTGACAGCGGTATGCGCGGTGCTGAGCTCTCTCGCGACCTTCAGTTGGGAGAGGGCCGTCGTCCTTCCACGGGAAGATGCGGAGGCGCGAGTCCTCATCAAGCTCGGTCTCGTGACGATGGTCGTGGTCATCTCAGTTGTCACCGTCGTGATGTACTTCGGCCGCAACATCCTCGCAGAAATCTCAGGCGTGGTGATCTTAGAGAGCTTCTGGTGGGTGATTCCAGTAAGCCTCGTGGCGATGAGCCTAAACGCACTGGTATCGGCGTGGATTGTACGTAGGCAGGACTACTCGGGCTTGGCGGTGCGCAACGCGGCGCAAGGGATTGCGCAAGCGGCGTGGAGCGTCGGCCTCGGATGGATCGGCCTGGCGCCGTTCGGCCTCGTCTCCAGTCTGGCGGCCGGGCGATTTGCCGGATTGTTTGGGCTCGGCCTCAGGTCGCGTCGCTCCGACCCGCCGCCGGACTCGAGGGTCGAAGCGGTGTCAATGCGTGAGGTCGCCCGCAGGTACCGTCGCTTCCCTCTGATCAACACCTGGTCAAGCATGGTCAACTCCATAGGGCTCCAACTGCCGTCGCTCCTGCTCATAGCGGTTTACGGTGCAGCAGAGGCCGGACTCTTCGCGTTGACGATGCGTGTGCTGGCGGCACCGGTGGGGATGATCGTTGACGCTGTCAGCAAACATTTCGAGAGCACCTTCGCACACCGATTACGGGAACGTCAGCCAGGACTCCGGCAGATGGTGCTCATCCTGGTGAGTCGACAAACGCTCCTCGGCGTCGGTCCTGCTCTCATAGTGATGATCTGTGGACCATGGCTCTTCTCGATGGTGTTCGGAAGTCAGTGGGCCGGTTCTGGGGTATTTGCGCAGCTCGTGGTCGTGGCCTATCTGGCACAGTTCATCGTCGTACCCGTCTCTAGAGGGCTCGTTCTGCTTGAACAGCAGGCGCAGCAACTTTGGTGGGACGTGAGTAGGGCAGTCGGAGCTGCCTGTGCGATCATGGGGGCGGGCCTCGTGGATCTCGACATGGGGTGGGCACTCGCTGGCTGGGCCACGGTCCAAGTTCTCAGCTATGCGATCATGCTACTTCTGGTGTTGCGTGCGGCCACAGCACGGGATCAGAGGAATGTAGGACGAGGGGGAGGCAGATGA
- a CDS encoding glycosyltransferase yields MYIGAIGAARGVDVMVEAMAHPDMPEGWTLRLAGAVPPPLLARLERKPGWERVEYLGVIPPQAARELLLRARVGLSVLQATPAYVDALPTKMFEYFAAGVPVIASDFTLWRSIVDGHRCGQLVDERDPAAVARAVRRYADDPALLAEHSINARHAAVESLNWASEAQQLVLAYDAVCDRGVRRS; encoded by the coding sequence GTGTACATCGGCGCGATCGGTGCCGCGCGGGGCGTCGACGTGATGGTCGAGGCTATGGCGCATCCGGACATGCCGGAGGGGTGGACGCTGCGGCTCGCGGGCGCCGTGCCGCCGCCGCTCCTCGCGCGGCTGGAGAGGAAGCCCGGTTGGGAGCGCGTCGAGTACCTCGGAGTGATCCCTCCGCAGGCGGCACGCGAGCTCCTGCTCCGCGCTCGTGTGGGACTGTCGGTCTTGCAGGCGACGCCGGCGTACGTCGACGCGCTCCCTACGAAGATGTTCGAGTACTTCGCCGCGGGTGTACCCGTGATTGCCTCGGACTTCACTCTGTGGCGGAGTATCGTGGATGGACACCGTTGCGGGCAGCTGGTGGACGAGCGGGATCCGGCCGCCGTCGCACGGGCGGTGCGGCGCTATGCGGACGACCCAGCCCTTCTCGCCGAGCACAGCATCAACGCGCGGCACGCCGCCGTTGAGTCGCTGAACTGGGCGAGCGAGGCTCAGCAGTTGGTCCTGGCCTACGACGCGGTGTGCGATCGGGGAGTGCGGCGATCGTGA
- a CDS encoding glycosyltransferase family 4 protein, whose product MTRVVHVSSAHPWSDNRIHYREAVSLARAGYDVTLVAVATAEAPPSGQVRVITVPRLRRAWRVLVSGPRAIVAALKTGAQIFHLHDPELIWAIPLLRAVGRAVIYDAHEDLPVQVLDKPYANAVTRPVLAAVARALCAVAGTSTAVIAATEQVATRFPDTKTTVVRNFPRCVKRRRRRSPSAAGIRTWCTSARSVPRGAST is encoded by the coding sequence ATGACCAGGGTGGTTCATGTCTCGTCGGCCCACCCGTGGAGCGACAACCGCATCCACTACCGCGAGGCGGTGAGCCTGGCACGCGCTGGCTACGATGTTACCCTCGTCGCAGTCGCCACTGCGGAAGCGCCACCGTCTGGCCAGGTGCGCGTGATTACCGTCCCGCGGCTCCGAAGGGCGTGGCGGGTGCTGGTCTCTGGGCCGCGGGCGATCGTCGCGGCGCTGAAAACCGGTGCGCAGATCTTCCATCTGCACGACCCGGAACTGATTTGGGCCATTCCGTTGCTGCGCGCCGTCGGCCGCGCCGTGATATACGACGCCCATGAAGATCTGCCGGTGCAGGTGCTGGACAAGCCATACGCGAACGCCGTAACGCGGCCGGTTCTGGCCGCGGTGGCCAGGGCACTGTGCGCGGTGGCGGGCACCAGCACGGCAGTCATCGCGGCGACCGAGCAGGTGGCGACCAGGTTCCCGGACACGAAGACCACCGTCGTGCGGAACTTCCCCCGCTGCGTGAAGAGGAGGCGGAGGCGGTCCCCGTCGGCCGCCGGGATCCGCACCTGGTGTACATCGGCGCGATCGGTGCCGCGCGGGGCGTCGACGTGA